The genomic stretch atatacatatttatatttatatttacattcccacaattaattttaaaaaagttggcaaaaaaagtatataacaaaataattagctcataatacaaatatttaagccatattatttaaatcaaattacTTAATATGTCTGTATTAGTTACTGTTGGTACCACCAAATTTGATTTACTAATAAAACAAGTTGATAAAGTAGAATTTCTTGATCAATTTTAGAATTggatataataatttatgtATTCAATATGGGAGGTAATGTAAAATTTCAACGCCACgtgtttttattatttattgcatgcatgcaataacAATAAAAACACGTGTATATTACGTAAttgttatttaaaaaaataataattttttttagtgGKGAATATGTTCCAATACCAAGAAAAGTTAAACATAGTAAAATTTgtgataatattattggtaataataatgagaaatttcttgaaattaaagCAATACCTTATATGAAAGagattatatatttaaattatgaTCTTATAATAGGTCATGCAGGGGCTGGTACAATACtaaattctttaagaaMTAATGTaagttttatttattggattatattaataatagtcCAATTATATTAAGTTATTCAAGTTAAAAAAARRattatttgaaataatgaaataattaatttattactatCTTAACAATAAACTTATTTAACTTAAATACTTAGAGAAAAATGATTGTTGTAATAAACAAATCTTTAATGGATAATCATCAAGCTGAGTTAGCAACACAACTcgataataataaatatcttaTTGCTATTGATAAtgttaatgatttaattaacACAGTAAGTTatcttaataattattaaaaaaatcattctaatttattaaaaatattaacaattttattaattccttaatttcatattaatttatataatatttcaaacaaACATATAATTTCCAATCATCAATTCATTCTTTTActtattttgaagattAAAACTATTACatctatttcattttcatatGATATCCCTAATCAAGATCAAAATACTGTTTCAACATATCTTATTCCTTTTCCCAAAGCTAGTAATACACACTTTAaggaagaaattaataaattactttctaatagaaatatttggaaagattaaactaaaaaaattaaaatgataaaaattatatactTTACTATTGTTATTcattaaatcttttttcacttttttttaattctccTTTAACATACccataaatattttttaaaattattattctcaagtaacttattttcttttaataatatgcACATTCCCGCCGAAACGGGTACCGGCGCGCGTCTTGTCTATGAAAAATAGCAtggaataaaaaataataaaaagattgTGAATGGATAAAAGTGGAAATACGTTATTGGGtttaaaataatagtttGTAAAAAAAGgattcaaattaaaaaatataagaataacagtaataataaaatattaagaatgtattttttattaataataaaaggaaattgaatacaaaattaatttagaaagaattaaataaattgaataatttaaacaattaattaattgaaaagaaatttaatgTCAAAATGACTGAAAGTAACAGATATAAACGTTTGAGAGTATTTACAGCAGCTTTTAGTATGATTGTTGCTGGAATATGGTGGATTTTGGCACTTTTTTCGAGATCGtatcattatttgataatttcCTTTCCCATAGGTAATTATCTTTCAATGGATATATCTTTATGGAATATTTGGGCATCTTCCGATTGTAATCCAACAATGTTTAATGGTAgattaaattttgatttttgtAGATGGgttatttcaaatatagaTGGTAATTCTATTGGTGAAGTTATGAGATTTCTATGTTTAAGAGGATATGGACTCACTTCAGAAGAATCAAATTGTACAacattttctaatttataTACAGCTTCAGCAGCAATGATTTCAtctattataataattgttgtattattaatttcagcTCCTACTTGGCTATTAGTTTTATATTTTAGAGGatcaaaaaagaagattAGGCCCATTGTACTTACTCAACTACTATTAGCATCTGCAGTTTCattactttctttatttctctATACTTCTATTGGTGGGTTTCAGGCTGAATTTAATGGTTTTAGTCATTCTATTAAAACTAATCGTCTTTCCTCTCTATTCTTCAATTCTTCTACTTTGAATTCAGgtttttatatttctattgCTGCTTCAGCTTTAACTATTTTCCTTATTCCATGGATCAGTTAcattatcaaaaatattgaatctGAAGAATTTGACTCCACTACTTATGTTTCAGCTCTTAAGCAAACTTACTATAATTACAGATTGGAGGATGAAATTGCTGAAACTGAGAGATTAATACATAAACTAAGAACTGGTCCTATAATATAAGAGACTACTAATTGTTTTTATATTACTTAACTTTgttttgtttattaataaatatttaaataagatTGTGGACTAAGATTAttaagattattatttaaaaaaaagataaatttCTATAGTTGATAAAAGTAACGAGAAGATTGtaatcaaatatatacaattatcctaaaaatattaactttaaggcttataaataataatgcctatttaatattaagaacCGCATAAATTTCAAtcttataaattattaagcCTATaagatataaatttattaaggCTTCAAaacttattaaattcaaagtattatattctttacatttttttttttatagaTCAAGATTCTTTAATCCTGATCAAAAAATCACCTATATTTACTAATACCATTGGGTATATTGCTTTAGCTCCAATactaataaaatattttctttctatttgttttttcaaagaaaaagttCCTTTTCTTCAATCTCTctgtttttcttttcaaatttgatatttaataatctttttttgaccatttaaatattttggcGGGCTTTTGacatttatatttaataatattaataataataaactgTAATTagttgaaaaaaatatataagagaattaaatacaagtagaaaagaagaattgaATAGAGAAGAAGCCCTACAATCTATTCTTAGAGTCTTTTGAACAACTCTAAAGGCCTcccttttttttaatacaatCAATTAGACTtgttaaaaaatttgaactctgtatatatttaagactaatagtattaattgatatcaattaaggaaaaaaaaatagagaaagagataataaatataaagataGATAAAGATTATAGATAGAAATGGGGAGtggaagaaaaagaataaaagtagaagaaaatgagaAATCAATTGAAGttgataaagaattaaatccATGGAACAATGATAAAccatattcaaataaatattatgaattaagaaaattcagaaaatcTCTTCCAGCTTGGTCAGAAAGAAAAACTTTCTGTAAATTAGTAAAAAAGAACCAAGTTGTGATTTTAGTTGGAGATACTGGTAGTGGAAAAACAACGCAATGCCCACAATTTATATTAGAATCTGGATTAGGAGGAAATTTAAAGATTGCATGTACTCAACCACGTAGAGTGGCGGCAATGAGTGTAGCTCAGAGAGTTTCAGAAGAAATGGATGTTTGTTTAGGTGATATTGTTGGATATACAATTAGATTTGAAGATAAGACAAATGAAAATACGAGACTTAAGTATGTAACAGATGGAATGTTACTTAGAGAAGCAATGTATGATAATGATTTATCTCAATATGgagtaattattattgatgaaGCACATGAGAGAACAATCTCAACAGATATTTTAATGGGATCgcttaaagaaatattactaagaagaaattttgaatcaaaaaatcCTTTAAGATTAGTAGTAATGAGTGCAACATTAGAATCAAcaaaatttcaaagttattttgGTAATGATTCACCAGTTTTTTCAATTCCAGGAAGAATGTTCCCtgttgaattaatatataatataaaaccAGAAAAAGACTATTTAGAAGCATCAATACAAAAAGTACTTGATATACATGAGAATGAAGCACCAGGtgatatattattatttttaacaGGAGAAGAGGAAATAGAGCAGGCAAAACAACGTCTAGAATTTTTAAGTTCACCTTTAGAAGAACAATTTGGTGAATTAGTAATAATACCATTATATTCATCATTACCTCCATATAAACaacagaaaatatttgataaaacTCCAGGACCAAAATATCCTGGTGGTCCTACAGGACGTAAAGTTGTAATAAGTACAAATATTGCAGAAACTAGTGTTACAATTGATGGAATAGTTTATGTAATAGATCCAGGATtttcaaaacaaaaagTATATAATCCCCGTACAAGAGTAGAATCATTACTCGTTTCACCAATATCAAAAGCTTCAGCAAAACAAAGAATGGGAAGAGCTGGTCGTACAAGAGAAGGTAAATGTTTTAGATTATATACTAAAGAAGCTTTTG from Cryptosporidium parvum Iowa II chromosome 8, whole genome shotgun sequence encodes the following:
- a CDS encoding PRP43 involved in spliceosome disassembly mRNA splicing, translated to MGSGRKRIKVEENEKSIEVDKELNPWNNDKPYSNKYYELRKFRKSLPAWSERKTFCKLVKKNQVVILVGDTGSGKTTQCPQFILESGLGGNLKIACTQPRRVAAMSVAQRVSEEMDVCLGDIVGYTIRFEDKTNENTRLKYVTDGMLLREAMYDNDLSQYGVIIIDEAHERTISTDILMGSLKEILLRRNFESKNPLRLVVMSATLESTKFQSYFGNDSPVFSIPGRMFPVELIYNIKPEKDYLEASIQKVLDIHENEAPGDILLFLTGEEEIEQAKQRLEFLSSPLEEQFGELVIIPLYSSLPPYKQQKIFDKTPGPKYPGGPTGRKVVISTNIAETSVTIDGIVYVIDPGFSKQKVYNPRTRVESLLVSPISKASAKQRMGRAGRTREGKCFRLYTKEAFESELADQTHPEILRSNLSNVVLILKSLGINDLVHFDFMDPPAPETLMRALEQLYFLEAMDDEGELTKLGKLMTEFPIDPQLARMLIKSSELGCASQILSLASLLNVPNIFLRPRDKSKEADYAKSSFVDPDGDHLTLLYAFESFREVLYKDENKAKKFAKENFLNYRALISAENVRKQLERTYQKHILNTGNHINSDNDQISESKLNISIRKAITQGFFMQAACLHRSGHYTTVRDNQVVHLHPSCVLSSKPEWVLYNEFVLTSRNFIRTVTKIRGEWLLEISPKYYNLEDFPECDSKKKLAHLNYFSNKKF